A region of the Nodularia sp. LEGE 06071 genome:
GGGCGGCAGTCATGCCTTCGGGATTAAATCTTTCCCCAGTTGCAGTGGGTCTACCAGCGAAACCGCGACCGTAAAAAGAAGCGAGTCCTCGGAAACTGAGTCGTATATTGCCGACGATTTGCTGTCCCTGCGGTGGCAGAGAAATTCTGGCGGGTTCTGGTAGATTAAGAATTTCATTGACGGGAGATGCATTACCAATCAGTCTCCGCAAGCGATTGGTTGCTTGCAATGCATCTTCTGCCAGATTTTTGGTAGTACCGGCTAGAATGGTTTTTTCATTGATTTCTAGCAATTCTTGGTCATTAATTTTAATTGTATACCGCTCGCTTGGCTGTTGTTGGACAGAGGCATTTTTGTTCTGGGCTTGATTGGCTGTAGATTCGCCCTCACCCTTCCAACTGACGGTAATCTTTTCAGCGTCCTCACTGTTTCGGACTAGCTGGTTGATACTGGCTGCTATTAAACCAGCTCTATGAACCGGGTCATCATGAAGCGATTTTTTTTGGTTTCTCGCATTCGTAAAATTCCCGACTCTGGTTAACTCGGTTGAGTCACCGGCAATCAAGGTATACGACTGTTGTCCCTGAGTATCTCCAATTACACCAACTTTCCGATCAACACTCGCAAGTGGCTGAGAACTCAAAAAGGTGATCACTGGAATATCTTTGATAAACAGGGTTGCCGCCTTACGATCTCCAATGTTGTGAGAATGAATGTTTGTCACCACAGCATCCGAGGTAAGTTTCCCTGCTGAGGTTTGAAACTCTCCTACTTTAACGGCATCACTAACTGATGATTTTTGAGAAACTGGAGTAGCTTCTTTTGCCGTAGCAGTTTGAGTGTGACGGGCTGAGGGCATACCCAAAGCAGTCAGAAACAGGGCGACAATAGTCCACAAATATCTTTGATTCATGCGTCCGATTTTTAAAGCGACTGTACAACAGAAGGTTCTAAGTTGGTGGGATTTTATAGCACTAAAAGTGACACATTCCTAATAACTTGAACTGATTCTGCTCTCACTTTTTGTTTATTAACTGCAACAGAGTAACATGAACCTTTGAGCTTGGGGATCAGGGATTTAGCGTAGATATACATCACTTCATTCAATTTCAATTCCAATTTACAGGGCAGAACCGTTCTCGAATGCGGTTTTGGAGTATGTAACGTTTTTTTCAATTAAGAAAATTTTTAATGCGAAAATTTAATATTTTGGCGATTTTTAATTAGCTGTAAGACCTCTGATATTTAAATGTAGTTTAAATAACATATAATTTAATTAAATAATGTAGTTAAGAATTTCATATAGTTAAGACCAAACTCTGGAAAAATGCTTGATTGTATTTAGGGAATAAATTTTTCATATCCTCAGCAAATTCATTTGTATCAAGACTTACAGAAAATATTTATTTTAAATAAGCTAACAGCTAGACTCTGGCTGGAAGTTAATTTATGAAATTTTATTAAGTAAATATACTAAAAACTTTTACTTAATAAGTATATTAATTGTCTGATTATCTAAGCAAATATATGTATAAAATTTAGTTGGTTCGGTAACTAAAAATTTTTGTTCAACAAATTAAAATCAATAATGAGACAATTAAAAAAGCTTCACTGGCATGAGTAGATAAAAACCTGTGTAGCAAAAAATACGGGTATTTTCGCTTGCCATATTGACTCAAATATGATTTTTTAGAGTAACTTATCAGCTTTATGGCAAATCAAGTAAATTTAGAAGATTTAGAAAACGTCTCAGCGCCATTTTTAGCTGTTCTCAACGACTTATATTCCCAATACAAGTCACAAAATGAGGGTACATTAGCTAACTATATTCCAGAGCTGGCGAAGGTCAATCCGGAATTATTCAGCATTTGTATTGTTACGGTAGATGGCCAAACTTACCAAGTGGGGGATGATCAACAACAATTTACCATCCAGTCCATTTCTAAAGTGTTTGCTTACGGACTGGCCTTAGAAGATCATGGACGGGATTATGTTTTAACCAGAGTTGGCGTTGAACCAACAGGAGACGCATTCAACGCGATTATTCTCGATGAAACATCGAAGCGACCTTATAACCCAATGGTAAATGCCGGTGCGATCGCCACTACCAGTTTAATCAAAGGATCTGGTCCAACGGAACGCTTAAACCGGGTGCTGGAAATGTTTAGCAAATACACCGGCAGGGATACAATGGTCGATATTTCGGTGTTTACCTCTGAACGCAGTACGGGACATCGCAACCGCGCCATTGCACACCTGATGCTAAATTTTGGCATGATTGACCAAAATATTGAGGAAGTTTTGGATCTTTACTTTCAGCAATGTGCTGTCATGGTGAATTGTCAAGATTTAGCGGTGATGGCGGCGACTCTGGCTAACAAAGGTATTAACCCAGTTACGAAAAAACAAGCATTAGATAGTAGTTACGTCAAAGATATTCTCAGCGTGATGTACACCTGCGGGATGTATAACTTTGCTGGGGAGTGGGCTTATAAAGTGGGACTTCCGGCTAAAAGTGGGGTTTGTGGGGGAATTATGGCGGTTGTACCTCACAAAATGGGCATTGGTGTGTTTTCGCCTTTGTTAGATGTGCGTGGTAATAGTGTCCGGGGAGTTAAGGTATGTGAGGAACTCTCCCGGCGGTTAGGGTTACATTTATTTGAATGTTCAGGCGACGAGTTTAACTGTTAACAGTTCTCAGTGACTGATTTAAATGACTGTAATTACCACACCCTGACTCTCATTCCCTAACCTATCAACTGCACACACTGCATAGTTTCCAGCTTGTGAAACTGTGGCGAAGGTTGTTCCAGCTGATAATATCCGCTGGATTGTCCAATAGTCACCATACTCTCGATAAAGTGTCCAAGACCGGACTGGCTGATTATCACCAGGTCGCCAACTGAGGCGGCGATTGTTAACTTGTAGTTCTTGGGGTGGTGGTGGAGGAGGAGTTGTATTCCGCCAGGGCATGGTGGGGGCTAGGGCGGGGGTAGAATAAAGGGAATTTCGGAAACTGTCTGCAATTCCCTGACGATTTTGAGTTATGGAACTCATGCTGAAGAAGATATTACCCTGTGATAATCGCACCCTATTAGCGGTTAGGTTGCGCGTAATGGCGACTTGTTGCTGAATTTCTTCATTTTTCCAAGCTTTGCCATCGAGGAGACTAATATTATTGCCTACATATATATGTCGTTGGCTAGTATTAATTTCTGTCCACCATTTCAGCAATACGGGATAACTTTGGGCAGCTTGGTCGATGCGCCAATACAGTTGGGGGGCTAAATAATCTACCATACCTCCTTGTAACCATCTTTTGGCATCAGCATACAACTGATTATAAGCATCTAAGCCATTGATTCCTGGTGGTTGTCCTGGTTGGTAAATACCAAAGGGACTAATACCAAATTTAACGTGGGGTTTTGTGGCTTTAATTCCTTCCGATATACGTACTACCATTTGAGTCACATTGTTCCGTCGCCAGTCACCTAAGCTGAGTTGACCACCATTTGCTTGAGAAGCTGCATAGGTTTTATTGTCGGGGAAGGTTTGACCTTGGATAGGATAGGGATAAAAATAATCATCTAGATGAACGGCATCTATATCATAGCGACGGACAACATCCATAATGACGTTGAAAGCGCGATCTTGGACGATTTTACTGCCTGGGTCCATCCATAGTTGATTACCCCATTGGTAAACTAGTTCGGGGTTGGTGACAGCTATATGGGTTCTGGCGTTGGGTCTAGCTGTGAGGCTGGTTTTGGCGCGGTAGGGGTTGAACCAAGCATGAAGTTCTATATTGCGTTTGTGACATTCGGCGATCGCAAACTCTAAAGGATCATAATATGGATCTGGTGCTTTACCTTGAGTTCCCGTCAACCAAGCACTCCAAGGTTCAAACTGGGAAGCATATAAAGCATCACCCTCTGGTCGGACTTGCAAAATCAGGGCGTTAAAATTCAGCGCTTGTAGTCGGGTGACGATTTCGATAAATTCTGCTTTCTGTTGTGCTGTGGAAAGTCCGGCTTGGGAAGGCCAATCATTATTCCATACTGTTGTTACCCACGCCCCCCGAAACTCTCGTTCATGGTAAATGTTCTCTATGGGAGGGGTGGCGACAACGTTGGGGGGAACTACGATATAGTTAGAGGGGAGTTTTTCTCTCATCTGTAAATAGACCATAGCCTGATATACCATGACTACCACGTCTGCACGAGTTGCGGCTACAGTGGGGTTGAGTAGTTTGACGTTGGGGTAACTAGCTACTAAGTTTTTTGCAGTAGCGATCGCAATTTGATTTTTAGCATAGGCCGGAATCTTGGCTGCATCTTCATAAATTTGGGTTAATACATCCAATAAATCGGGTTTGACATTAGCCGCAATGTCCAAGCCGTTGACTATTGCAACTAAAACATCACTACGGAAAATTCTGTCATTGGGGCGGAAACGTCCATCAGGATAGCCGATGAAAAATCCGGCTTCGTAAGTTTTTTTAATTCCATTCAAGGCCCAGTGATTATCCGGAACATCAATAAACGGAACATATTCCCGTTGAGGAGACCGGATAAATACTGCGGCCAGTATAGCGGCAAATTCAGCGCGAGTGACTGAGTTATCTGGTCGAAACGTGCCATTAGGATAGCCATTTAAAATACTGCGTTCTGTTAATGCTTCAATGAATGGCCTAGCCCAATGATTTTGAATATCCGGGAAACGAGTAGGTGTAGATACCATGATGGATTGTAACTAGCTTGGGTTCATTTTCATCTTCTTTGTTAATTTAGCAACAGTCAAGCGATTTGCTGTCAGCGTAGCTATCCCCGTCAGGACTTGACGCGATCGCAATTTGATTTCTCCGGCTTTTTCTCTGTGTAAGATGAAATATGAGCCAATTTTTCGGCAACTTATGGTTAACACAGGAACACAACTCACTCTAGAAGGATTTCTGTCCCATGAGTTCGTTGATTGTCAGTGCATATTGAAAATGTCTGGAAAATTTTTTATTCGACTTAACAAGTTGATGTCCTAACTTGATTTACTAGCTAAAATAGAGCTTTACAGAAGTAGGTGAGTATTTGAAAAGTGCGAAAACTCATACTTTACATATTATTCTTACTTAGCTTATTTAGCGTTCTGGGATTTTCTCATGTTTCTACTTACCTCTCAGAACAAGCTCCGATAGTTAGGTGTCAGCAATGGGGATTTAATCGGACGCAAGGTAAAAAGTACTATACGTATCCTGAGAAGTTAGTAGTTCAACCTTGGCGTGGACAACATAATGTCTACGCTATATTTGTAATTCCTAGTGGCTACAAAAGAGATAGTTTATTCACAGTAACAATACCTGGAAGTCCAACTTATTGCGGACGATTTCAGAATATTGACAAAGCTTTATCTGGAGTTGATCAAGCAAAGTCTAATACCAAGATTAGGGGATTTTTAAACACTCGCATTGCTGTGAAGTTAATTGCTCAAGGTAAGTTAAGTCAGTTAAAAGAACGACAAAATTGGAGGTTAGGTTACGTCAAGCGTTCGCAAAGATCATATTTTTAACGCAAAGGATCGCAGAGGAGGTTTTTCTGCGTTTCATAAATCCATGACTTGACGATAATGAGTTTCTATTTGTTCTACACTTTGAGATTTGCGCTTTGTTTCCCACTGACTGCGGTTAAATAATTCTTGCCGTAAATTATCTAAGTTAATGGTATTAACTTGACCATTGGTCACAATTTGCTTTCCCTTTACCCAAGCACTATGGACAACATTTGTGGGACGACCTAATACTAATAATCCAATGGGATCTGTCCGGGGAAGTAGTGATAAATTGGTGAGGTCGTAAAGTACTAAGTCGGCTTGTTTACCTACGCTGAGTGAACCAATTTTGTCAGCTATATTCAGTCCTTTTGCACCTCCCAATGATGCCATTTCTACGGACTTTCTGGGTGTGATCCAGTTTTGATAATCTAAGTCTGTAATGTTGTGCAAGATGGAACCGATTTTGATGGCTTCTAGCAAGTCCTGGGAATCATTACTGGAAGCGCCATCACAACCAAAACAGACGTTTACGCCAGCTCGGAGATATTTTAAAATTGGGGCGATACCACTGCCTAAACGGAGGTTACTCAAGGGGTTATGGACAACTGTCGATTGGGTTTGGGCGAGAATTGTGATATCAGTATCATTCAACCAGATACAATGAGCTAAAGAAGTGCGATCGCTTAAAAATCCAATCCGTTGCAGATGTTCAACAGCAGTACAACCGTATTTTTCTTGGGCGAGTTTTTTCTGTGCTTTGGTTTCTAGTAAGTGGGAATGACGACAAAGATTATAGCGATCGCTTAACTCAATACATCCTGTAAATAAAGCATCAGTACACAATTGAATCCCCGTAGGTGCAACTAAAATACTTACACCCTCTTCTGGACGATGAAATTGTTTCACCGCCTCCTCTATAATTTGCAGTGTTGCCGCAGTTGAGCGAAAATAAGGCTCATGGTTTTGGACTGACTCCCCCGAAGGTATACCGGCGCTGAGGGATTCATCTTGAATCAGCGGCGCGATAAAAGCCCGAATTCCCACTTCTTTATAAGCGCGAACCGCAGTAGCGATGGTTTCTAATTCTAGCCCCGGAGTTAAAACCAAATGATCTACTACACTCGTTCCACCAGAAAGTAAAGTTTCTACAGCTGTTCCCAAAGCACTGAGATAAACTTTTTCCAAATCCAGGGGCGCAAAGTCATATAATTCCGCTAGCCATAATTCTAAAGGAAAAATTGACATAATTCCCCGTTGCCACATTTCTGAGGAATGGGTGTGGGCGTTAACGAAACCAGGCAGTAATAGCTTATTTCTACCATCAAAAGCAGTCCCGATTACCTCTAAATCGGGTGCGATCGCGGCTATTTGATCATTTACAATCTGTACATCTACGGTGAGATAAGCATCGTCAACAGCGATCAGAACATTTTGGATAGTAAAATTCACTTTATTTAACCTTAATTAAGTAATCAAACTTTTCGTAGCAATTCAAGTTACAAATTTAAGAACTGTGTTAGATGTTGTAATTTATGAATCTGCCATTACGGACATTGGGAGTTGCACCAAATGCGTGGACTGTGAATCAGGCGATCGCAGATATTACTCGTCCGCAAAAGACCCCACAACCCGTTATCTTATCAACAGAAACCAAAACTCTGCATCTGGACTTGGCAAAAACGGCGATCGTCATCATTGATATGCAAAACGACTTCTGTCACCCTGATGGATGGTTAGCGCATATCGGTGTAGATGTCACACCAGCACGTCAGCCCATCGAACCTTTAAATAGCTTACTTCCAGAACTGCGTGCAGCGGATGTGCCGGTAATTTGGCTTAACTGGGGGAATCGTCCCGACTTATTAAATATTAGTGCTGGTTTACTTCACGTCTACAACCCCACAGGAGAAGGCGTAGGATTGGGCGATCCTCTGCCCAGCAACGGTGCTAAAGTACTAATGGCAGGTAGTTGGGCGGCGGCGGTGGTAGATGGACTCCAACAGCTACCAGAAGATATCCGTGTGGATAAATACCGCATGAGTGGGTTCTGGGATACGCCTTTAGATAGTATTCTGCGGAACTTGGGAAGAACGACACTATTATTTGGGGGTGTCAATGCTGATCAATGTGTGATGTCTACCCTATGTGATGCCAACTTCTTAGGATATGACTGCATTTTAGTTAAAGACTGCACAGCTACTACTTCTCCTGAGTACTGTTGGCTGGCGACGTTATATAACGTCAAGCAATGTTTCGGTTTTGTCACAGACTCAGAAGCGATTTTAAAAGTGCTTCCTAAATAAACAGTATTTACAGTTATCACTTAAAAGGGGATGAATCAATGCACGCTTCTAGATGTGTAATTCCTATTATCAAGTCTCCCAAAGACTATCAAACATATCGGATCAGTCCCAACGACTCTAATCGACTGGCGATTATTTTTGATTCCATCAATGCTAATACTTCTTTAACTTGCTGCATCGAAATTTTTGATGTGGGTGGACAAACACCGCCAAATCGTCATCAATGGGCGGTGGAAATGTTTTTTGTCCTCAAAGGGGAAGCTATAGCTATGTGTGATGGTAAGAGTGTCCAAATTAAAGCCGGAGATAGTTTGTTAGTACCTCCTACTGGGACTCATTTGATTAAAAATACAGGGAATACTCGCTTATATACTTTAACAGTGATGGTTCCCAATGAAGATTTTTCAGAATTAATTCGCAGTGGGATTCCTGTGGAGTTAGATGCAGAGGATCTGGAAGTATTAGGGAGACAAAATGCGTTAATGCCTTGTTAATAAAGTTCATAACCATAGATAAACACAGATGAATTGCATTTAATTGGTATTCATAGGTGTTCGTTTGTGGTTGATCTGATCGCATTAACTCAAGATTATTTAACTCAAGCAGAATTTTACCCACGATAATAGAATTAACCCTTTCGTGAAAATCATCATGGAAACCCTCACTTTAAGCATACCTCCAAGCGTAGGTTTAACCGATGAGCAGTTTTATCAACTCTGCATTGCTAACGAACCTTGGCAATTAGAACTTACCCAGACTGGAGAATTAATTATTATGCCCCCAACAGGCGGTGAAAGCGGAATTAGAAACTCTGATATTAATATAGAACTCGGTTTATGGAACCGTAAAACCAAGTTAGGGAAAGTCTTTGATTCTTCAACTGAGTTTAAATTACCCAATAGTGCATATCGCTGTCCTGATGCGGCTTGGGTGAAGTTAGAACGCTGGGAAGCTTTAACCAAAGATGAAAAAAGACGTTTTCCGCCTCTTTGTCCTGATTTTGTAATTGAACTGCGTTCAGAAAGTGATAGTTTAGCTAAATTACGCGCTAAAATGCTGGAGTATCAAGAAAATGGTGTGCGGTTAGGTTGGTTAATTGATCCGCAAACACCTTCCGTAGAAATTTATCGCCCAGGGCAAAATGTAGAAGTTTTGAATTTCTCTTTTGCTCAACCTCCTCAACTTTCCGGGGAAGAAGTTCTACCTGGTTTTATTTTAGACTTAACGATTATTTTAAATCCATAAAGTAGGTTACAGAAAAGACTCGTTTATTCAAGTATTTCTAACCATGAGTGCTAATTATCCATACTGGTAAAATCAAGCAAAGCTTCACCGATATTTTCTAATTGTTCAAGAAAAAGAGTTTCAAAATGCTGAAGTACATCTGGAGATAATTCTCCCACACGCCACGCTAGTAAACGAGATAGGAATTGCTCAGGATTTGGGTTTAGATTTAACTACAGTTAAACATCTTACCCGTTACCAGTTTACCGAGTAAAAATCCATGCTGAACGTTCTTCCTAAACAAACCGCCTCCATGCACACCCGCGATGGTATTCGCCTCGATGCAGATATCTATCGCCCCGATGCAGAGGAAGAGTTTCCCGTTTTATTAATGCGCCAACCCTATGGAAGAGCGATCGCATCTACAGTAGTTTATGCCCATCCAACTTGGTATGCTACCCAAGGCTACATTGTAGTTATTCAAGATGTCCGCGGACGAGGCACTTCTGAAGGCGAATTCCAGCTATTTACTCACGAAATCGCCGATGGTGAAGATACCGTCAACTGGGTTGCTAATCTCCCCGGTAGTAACGGCAAAGTGGGGATGTATGGCTTTTCCTATCAGGGAATGACTCAACTATATGCCGCAGCGGCTAAACCACCAGCATTAAAAACAATTTGCCCAGCCATGATTGGCTATGATTTATATACAGATTGGGCTTATGAAGGTGGTGCATTTTGTTTACAAACTAACCTCGCTTGGGCAATTCAATTAGCTACAGAAACCGCCCGTTTACGAAAAGATCAAACAGCTTATGCAGCATTATTTGCTGCTTCTCGTAATTTACCTGTAACTAATCCCGAAATTCTCAAGCAACTCGCCCCAGAATCATTTTATCATGAGTGGTTGGCACATTCTCAACCCGATACATACTGGGAAAAACTCTCGCCTAAAAACCACTTACAAGATGTTGATTTGCCCATGTTCCATATCGGGGGATGGTTT
Encoded here:
- a CDS encoding glycoside hydrolase family 10 protein yields the protein MVSTPTRFPDIQNHWARPFIEALTERSILNGYPNGTFRPDNSVTRAEFAAILAAVFIRSPQREYVPFIDVPDNHWALNGIKKTYEAGFFIGYPDGRFRPNDRIFRSDVLVAIVNGLDIAANVKPDLLDVLTQIYEDAAKIPAYAKNQIAIATAKNLVASYPNVKLLNPTVAATRADVVVMVYQAMVYLQMREKLPSNYIVVPPNVVATPPIENIYHEREFRGAWVTTVWNNDWPSQAGLSTAQQKAEFIEIVTRLQALNFNALILQVRPEGDALYASQFEPWSAWLTGTQGKAPDPYYDPLEFAIAECHKRNIELHAWFNPYRAKTSLTARPNARTHIAVTNPELVYQWGNQLWMDPGSKIVQDRAFNVIMDVVRRYDIDAVHLDDYFYPYPIQGQTFPDNKTYAASQANGGQLSLGDWRRNNVTQMVVRISEGIKATKPHVKFGISPFGIYQPGQPPGINGLDAYNQLYADAKRWLQGGMVDYLAPQLYWRIDQAAQSYPVLLKWWTEINTSQRHIYVGNNISLLDGKAWKNEEIQQQVAITRNLTANRVRLSQGNIFFSMSSITQNRQGIADSFRNSLYSTPALAPTMPWRNTTPPPPPPQELQVNNRRLSWRPGDNQPVRSWTLYREYGDYWTIQRILSAGTTFATVSQAGNYAVCAVDRLGNESQGVVITVI
- a CDS encoding septal ring lytic transglycosylase RlpA family protein, which produces MNQRYLWTIVALFLTALGMPSARHTQTATAKEATPVSQKSSVSDAVKVGEFQTSAGKLTSDAVVTNIHSHNIGDRKAATLFIKDIPVITFLSSQPLASVDRKVGVIGDTQGQQSYTLIAGDSTELTRVGNFTNARNQKKSLHDDPVHRAGLIAASINQLVRNSEDAEKITVSWKGEGESTANQAQNKNASVQQQPSERYTIKINDQELLEINEKTILAGTTKNLAEDALQATNRLRRLIGNASPVNEILNLPEPARISLPPQGQQIVGNIRLSFRGLASFYGRGFAGRPTATGERFNPEGMTAAHRSLPFGTRVRVTNTRNGRSVVVRINDRGPFIRGRVIDVSTGAARNLGMINSGVAPVKVEVLGR
- a CDS encoding cysteine hydrolase family protein gives rise to the protein MNLPLRTLGVAPNAWTVNQAIADITRPQKTPQPVILSTETKTLHLDLAKTAIVIIDMQNDFCHPDGWLAHIGVDVTPARQPIEPLNSLLPELRAADVPVIWLNWGNRPDLLNISAGLLHVYNPTGEGVGLGDPLPSNGAKVLMAGSWAAAVVDGLQQLPEDIRVDKYRMSGFWDTPLDSILRNLGRTTLLFGGVNADQCVMSTLCDANFLGYDCILVKDCTATTSPEYCWLATLYNVKQCFGFVTDSEAILKVLPK
- a CDS encoding Uma2 family endonuclease; translation: METLTLSIPPSVGLTDEQFYQLCIANEPWQLELTQTGELIIMPPTGGESGIRNSDINIELGLWNRKTKLGKVFDSSTEFKLPNSAYRCPDAAWVKLERWEALTKDEKRRFPPLCPDFVIELRSESDSLAKLRAKMLEYQENGVRLGWLIDPQTPSVEIYRPGQNVEVLNFSFAQPPQLSGEEVLPGFILDLTIILNP
- a CDS encoding amidohydrolase family protein, whose translation is MNFTIQNVLIAVDDAYLTVDVQIVNDQIAAIAPDLEVIGTAFDGRNKLLLPGFVNAHTHSSEMWQRGIMSIFPLELWLAELYDFAPLDLEKVYLSALGTAVETLLSGGTSVVDHLVLTPGLELETIATAVRAYKEVGIRAFIAPLIQDESLSAGIPSGESVQNHEPYFRSTAATLQIIEEAVKQFHRPEEGVSILVAPTGIQLCTDALFTGCIELSDRYNLCRHSHLLETKAQKKLAQEKYGCTAVEHLQRIGFLSDRTSLAHCIWLNDTDITILAQTQSTVVHNPLSNLRLGSGIAPILKYLRAGVNVCFGCDGASSNDSQDLLEAIKIGSILHNITDLDYQNWITPRKSVEMASLGGAKGLNIADKIGSLSVGKQADLVLYDLTNLSLLPRTDPIGLLVLGRPTNVVHSAWVKGKQIVTNGQVNTINLDNLRQELFNRSQWETKRKSQSVEQIETHYRQVMDL
- a CDS encoding cupin domain-containing protein produces the protein MHASRCVIPIIKSPKDYQTYRISPNDSNRLAIIFDSINANTSLTCCIEIFDVGGQTPPNRHQWAVEMFFVLKGEAIAMCDGKSVQIKAGDSLLVPPTGTHLIKNTGNTRLYTLTVMVPNEDFSELIRSGIPVELDAEDLEVLGRQNALMPC
- the glsA gene encoding glutaminase A, coding for MANQVNLEDLENVSAPFLAVLNDLYSQYKSQNEGTLANYIPELAKVNPELFSICIVTVDGQTYQVGDDQQQFTIQSISKVFAYGLALEDHGRDYVLTRVGVEPTGDAFNAIILDETSKRPYNPMVNAGAIATTSLIKGSGPTERLNRVLEMFSKYTGRDTMVDISVFTSERSTGHRNRAIAHLMLNFGMIDQNIEEVLDLYFQQCAVMVNCQDLAVMAATLANKGINPVTKKQALDSSYVKDILSVMYTCGMYNFAGEWAYKVGLPAKSGVCGGIMAVVPHKMGIGVFSPLLDVRGNSVRGVKVCEELSRRLGLHLFECSGDEFNC